A window of Populus trichocarpa isolate Nisqually-1 chromosome 17, P.trichocarpa_v4.1, whole genome shotgun sequence genomic DNA:
AACTCGCGGGACTAGGTGGGATTTAATATCTGTGCGTGAAACATTAATCACTTTCAGGATTTCCAAGTTTCCATTCCAAACCTCATGAGTGAAATAAACTATAAAGCACAGTTACTGATTCCTCTAAAGATCTTTCAACTGGTTACTTCTCCTGTCACTGAAATCACAAGATGAAGATTATGTCCCCATTTTGCTTTCATATCTGCCCTGATTCCACCCTACTTCATGACCCTTAGAGCTACAAAAGCTGTTGTTTGATGTAACCATGGAAGCACGGGAACTGTTTCTGCATTGAAAAAATCATTAGCAACACATAGAAAAGACAGTCTTCTCAGCAAAAACCGCTACACTTTGGTTagtatttcaaaacaaaaacaaataataaatgaaaaatgaaaaaacatttttaattaaaaaacagaaacataaaataaatttgttttgagttaatcttaaaatgaatttttttgtttttaaaacatgaaatacacgaaaatatgttttttattcttattatctatatctcttttattttaatttcaagataGTAACTAAACACTgttttaaatactttaattatttttttcatctaaaatctATCTGTTCAAATTAGTGGAATTTATGGAGTTAACCTTACAATTTGTGGTCTTAATGATCATGACATCTCCTCTTGAgttcatttctattttattacaaaaattcacaattaatatCACAAATGTTTCATCGGCTTGAAAAATAAGGATGCAATTGtgcactttttaaaaattaaataaccaaACTGTATTGATGATTATATGTATTTCTTTGAAGGAGGGGCAAATTTGTGGTATGCTTAAGGACTCATTCGAAAACTTATAAATTTAGGGTTCAAGATGTAGTTTTGGTGTTTCTATGTTACTAGTACGTCCGTGCtgcttaaaaaagagaaatgaggttaattgtatatttcatcctttattatttaagatttgTTGATATAGTgccttaactattttttttttaatccatttttatgCTCCAAATGCACTAGTCTACAGATATGGTCCCTCTGTCGATTTTTGGTACAAGGATGAAATTGGGAAGATTAGAGATGAAAGGGACTAAAGAATATATAGTAAGAAATATAACATTAACCCAACCCCTAAACTACAAGGCACAAACAAGCCCCAAAGATTACTCCTTCATCATCACATCACGATGTACATATATAAAGAGAACAAAAGCAAGCAGCTAAGCAccccaaactagaaaaaacaaagataagcaaagtgaagaagagaaagagaggaggagGTAACAGCAACACCATGGGAGTGGATTACTACAAGGTATTGCAAGTTGATAAGACTGCAAAAGATGATGATTTGAAGAAAGCTTATAGGAAATTAGCCATGAAGTGGCATCCTGATAAGAAccctaataacaaaaaagaagctGAGGCTAAGTTCAAGCAAATCTCTGAAGCCTATGATGTATGTACTTAAAATTTGACTCCAATTgcttcaatattatattttgtgatCTGGGTTTGTTGTGAAATTGGAAAATCTTGCTGAAATATGTgggatttgattgttttatttcttgTGTAGATTTGTGTATGTATTGCATTGTAGATTTTGTGATCTgggtttttgttaaatttgataatCTTACTGAAATTTGtgattcttttattgttttctttttaatgaatagattatatatatatatatattggcgtttttgtgatattttccTGTGTTGGATTCTAGTAGTTTTAGGATTCTCTATGTGTTTTTTTGTCACAACttcaaagtttcaatctttcatGGCTTGAATAATCATTGAACCTTGTGGGTTCTTTGTGTTGGATCTGTAGACCATCCAGTTAGAAGCACTGCTGAAGATTCTCAATTCACCGAAATTTGTAGactgatggttttttttgttcatccttagataaaaaagaagttgctatcttttttgaatttcttgcgTAAAGTTCTagaatttttagttttgttgtgtttattaGTGTTATCATGAGGAATTAACTGTTTCTTGTTAGTCAGATGTCCAAAGTTTCAGTCTTTAATGGgcacaaggaattctttgtaaTGCAGTTCTAGACTgctcaaaattaaaatcaatagtaaagatttattctttgattgattttgtaccgattcaatgttttttttatgcaggTTCTTAGCGATCCACAGAAAAGAGCAGTGTATGACCAATATGGTGAAGAGGGTTTAAAGGGTCAAGTACCACCACCTGGTGCTGGTGGTGCTGGTCCTGGAGCTTCATTCTTTTCTACTGGAGATGGACCCACATCGTTTCGGTTCAATCCTCGAAATGCTGATGATATTTTTGCtgaattttttgggttttctcaTCCGTTTGGAGGGAtgggaggaggtggtggtggtggtgttggagGCATGAGAGGAGCAAGGTTTCCTGGTGGGATGTTTGGTGAAGATATCTTCAAGTCCTATGGTGAAGGTGGAGGATCAATGCATCAAGGTGTTCCTAGAAAGGCTGCTCCAGTTGAGAATAAGCTGCGATGTAGTCTTGAAGAGCTTTATAAGGGAGCTAGCAAGAGAATGAAGATATCCAGGGAGATTGTTGATCCAAGTGGGTCAGTATTACTAAGAATtgctttttatgtttattaccTTTCTCTTGGTTTGCATCTGACTTATGGctcattttagttttaatatctCTAGGAGTTTCTGccatttttatcaaattgagCATCAACTTCTACCCATTTGATTTTCAACAAGTAATGGCATAATGGGATTTACCGGGTagatcaaaaaatcaaatgcatGTTATTTATAAGATATGACATGTTGCTTTCTGCTTTAGAAATTTGCTTTTTTCTGTTGTCAGAGATCTATTGGACTAATTGGCAGATCATTTTACAATTTAGTAAAAACCTTACTGAGAGTTTGTTTTTGAGGCTTGACATGCTTTTCAAACTACTTTTTGCATGAAAAAGcacttaaaaaattcaatttcatgtttttttatggttttgatatgCCAACGTCaaaaatgaataacaaaaaaaatgaaaaaaaaaaacattttgatacattttcaattaaaaagcaCTATGCACTgcattaccaaacacacactaaaagctttttcaatgatgtttttgtgcAGAACTCTAGTTGCTAGATCATTTCGCTGAACTTGTGCTTCTCTTCTTTTGTAGCAAGCCTGAGCAAGTGGAGGAGATCCTAACCATTGACATAAAGCCAGGTTGGAAGAAAGGCACAAAGATCACCTTCCCTGAGAAAGGGAATGAAATGCCAAATGTTATACCGGCAGATGTAGTCttcattattgatgaaaaaccCCACCCCATATTCAGTCGTGATGGAAACGACTTGATCCTCACACAGAAGATTTCCTTAGCTGAAGCCTTGACAGGTTACACTGTCAATCTCACAACCTTAGACGGAAGGAACTTGACCATTCCTATCAACACCGTGATTCATCCAAACTATGAGGAGGTTGTTCCGAAGGAAGGGATGCCAATCCCAAAAGATCCCACAAAGAGAGGAAATTTGAGAATCAAGTTTAGCGTCAAGTTTCCAACAAGGCTAACTGCAGAGCAGAAGGCAGGAATCAAAACTCTCATGGGACCTTGAGATCAATATTAGCATGTGATGCACCTCCACAGAAATGGGGCACTTTTTGTGAATATGCATTTTAGGAAATTACCAAACAGAATGCGATGCACTTTTTGTGAATGTTATTTATGGTATCTGCCTTTGATAGTTTCAGTTTTGGAAAATTCTACAATGCCTTTCCCTTTAGGGGAGCACATCATGCTTGTAATGCTTTTCTATTTTCACATAATTcagtgcttttattttttagcaaaactTCCACTGAGTTCTACAAACACTCGATGCATTATGTAATTCAGTAATTTTGTTACCAAATTCGGTGATGTTGTTGCAGAAAGTGATTATACGAGTCACCAAGTGTGATGATGACTATATTATGGAATGTGGTGACCAATTTACTGAATTGCATAATACAATTGAGTTTTTTAGCAGAACACAGTGAAAATTTTGCCAAAAGCTCACCGAATTATGCAAAATGCCAGCAAAGGTTTCCTGGAAAGGCATTGTGGAGGCAGCTTTTTCTGTTTTGGAGTGCAGGGTGCCTTCTCTTTGAGACAGAAGCGGTCGATGTCAAGGGTGTAAAATGATAAGGTGTACTGAACTTCTTTATTACACTAATAAAAATTGGCTCCAGTTTTTTTTGTGGTGaatccttattttcttttctagttcCCCGAGCATTCAATGTAATGAACTTTTGCAAAGATGATGAACGGGAGTGGATTACTACAAGAAAAGGGTATGTTTAGTTGATAGGAAGGCAGAAGATGAAGGTTTGGAGTATACAAAGCTTGTCATGGAATGGTCTGTACTCTATCCTTCTAAGAAGAGCATGAGAGGTTAAAAGGGCACCCCCAGTACACAAGGCTCCCGGCTAGGCTAGGGGCAGGGGAGGATCGTCTCCGTATGCAGTCTGTTGCACTTGCGCAAAGTGACTGTTTTTGCATCACTCAAAGCGAGTGGCCTGCTCGTAAAAAATGAGCTCCCCTCGCACTGCGTCAAGGCTCGCCCTCAATACACAGGAGAGACTGGTAGATCTATATGATTGAGGctcccaattttatttttatttttacttttttctgatttcaacATCTAAGCCATAGAGTGTTATTCTTTAAATGGCATGTGAGTTGCAATTTATGATGTAGAGTAATAATATATGATAGTTTCAGTTGTAAATATATGCCATCTTATCTTTCTTTCTGAGATATATGTTAAATGTAGGATTTGGTCACCTTAATTGCGATTTTAATAACAATTGGTTTCCTTTGATTGGTGTTGTACACTACCTTTCTTTGATAGCAAAAGGTCTAAACTTGGACGAAATTTTGCTTCCAAACGTCTGAAACAGTAGTGATTTCTCCGTATATGACATCTTTAGTATCTGTAATATGCAAGTTGTTGGTTTCCTCGGAATTTGTCGGCCATGTCTCTAATCTTTCAAGGCCCTTTCATCAATGACAGGTGACGAGAATTACTTCTATGTACAGGCATATGTTAAGCTGACAATATGGTATATGATTGGATATGAATGCTAACCTAAGCAAGATTCCCAGATTTCCAACCCAAAACATAACCATTCCAACGTAATCACAATATCGGAAGTACCTATCTACTGACAAGTGAAACCAGTTGCTGAGAGAGAGGGACAGCTAACAAATTGGAGTTTTTGGATCATTGCAATTGCCAATGGACCGAAGTACTATTCATTGATATTCTGTTTCCAATACAGTAAAGGTGCTTAGCTATGCACAGTTGCTGCTTCCTCTATAAATAAATTCACTTCAGTTACAGAGTAGGTCAGTAGATTTCACTAAAGAATACAAATTAAGGAATTGACTATTTCTCATGCATCAGCAATATTCTACAATCTTAAGGTTATTTCTCTAGTCAATGAAATCTGAAGATGAAGATTCGGTACCATCATCTGGGTCCCCGTTAATGTATTCCTCAACATCCAAATCCCCTAGCTCATCTTCATTTacggcatcatcatcatcttcattgccATCCATAACATAATCACTTCCCTCCAGTAAGTCATCAGACTTGCCATTAAAACCACCAGCATAGTCATCAACTCGCATATTATCATATTCATCTCCTGATGCCagaatattttcattttcatcatcgtACTCAGATCTTTCAGAACTACTGGCATTTTCGGCATCCTCCACGAACCTTGTTTCATCACCATTCCAGTCATCCCTTCCCAAGCAATTTGTTGACTGTTCACGAATAGTTTCTTGAGGGATCTTTCTCTCAGGAATAAAATCAGAGGCTTGCTTGACTGCTTTTTGCCTACTTCTCACACTGCGACGTCCACGCTTACACCCTCCACGGCCACGAGGTCGTCCTTTCCATGACAATGCCTTCCCTAATCTGTCACTGCTCTTGGCTGCACTTCTCTTGCTAGATACAGATCTGGACCCAATAATCCTTGTTTGTGATCTCCCACCACGAGTGCGACCTCGACCCCTGCCCCGGATCCCTTGTTCGCGGCCCAGTCCTGCTAACCCAATCCCTACATCAACCCAATTATCTTCTTGAAATAACCCAGCTTTACGTGAACTTTCAGTGATTTCATGATCTGGGGTGTTCTTCATGGCAGCATACTTGGATGGAAGCTTCTAAGAAATGGTTAAGAATAAAGTCAGTAATATAGAGCTagtaaactttcaattttgaaaCGAGATTTTTGTTCTAGGTGTGAAAGTTGCTTGCATTAGAATGCTTCTTTGACAAAATGAAACCGCGTAATTACCACCGTTCTATGTGTTTTACAACATGGGATGATTAATGATAGCTCAGCTCTGCTCTGCCCATCAAATTTATACCTTATTCtacatttaaatttataactacATTGTTTCAAGAAACATTAAGAACTGCAGACCTATATCCCTCAGTAATAGTATTAGCATTACTTACCTCTGGTTTCTACTACTTCAAAATGCACATTTAATGACATAGAGACATGTTAAGGGAAGCAGGACTTCATGACATCAGCCTAGTGTTGAAAAAGGCATttggtcttttctttttctttttcttttgctcgAACTAACAACACATACAAGTGGTTTTTGTTTATCTCACATCATCCaggacaaaacttctgatacaAAGACTACTCACAATGAAGCTCCTAGTGCTCCTGTCCTTATGAGCCTCCGGTTTTTGATGCAGCGTGTATGAGATTGAAGCATCAAATTCAATGACCCTTAGAGCTACAGCAGCTGTTGTTTGTGGCAACCATGGAAGCACAGGAACTGTTTCTGTATTGAAAGAACCATAAGCAGCACATCCAGATGGGTCAGATGATCTCAAAAGTTCACTGCTGGTTTCATAGTTCGAAGACAAATAGTCCCTCTTCATGCCACCCTCCAATAGTGTCAGAATCTGAGGAAGAGAAATGCACATTTACATCTTAACAAACCCtccaaattaatttcaatgagGAGAATTGAAAAGGATAGACAATAAgcaagaaggaaaaggaaggaaCACAATTACCCAGCATAACATTGTCAGACAATGACAAAAATGGTACAAGTTACACAACATTACCAAGTACATGTTATGTTCTGGCATTACATGATTAACGGATGTAGATTAGGAATACTCCAAATGCAACAAACACAGTGGCTTCAGTAAACTTCCACTCAACATGTCACCTTCATTTTGATGCTAAATAAAGAGCCTATccaacaaattcataaaaaatatatattccagAAGATGCGCAGAATAAATTTCAAACTCTTGCACCTGTGATAGCAATGTGGTTTACTTTTCACTATTCATTATGCATTCCAGGAACCAGTTATGCACTCACTACGGTGTAGCTGTTTAATTGATCTATCAATAATATTCTGGAACCAATTCAAAATCTTGCACCTATAAAATAATGCGGTTCACTTTCATGGTACATTCCATGGAACCAATCATGTACTCAATAAGATGTGGTGAGACTGCTATATAATCAATCCATCAATGGTATTCTCAAACTGAAACAAAAAGCATATTGTTATAACCAGGCATTTATTCTTTCTGCAGATGTTTCTGATGGAATACCACTTTCGTTGCTTTTAAATGTGTCATCTTTTGACACCCAATGGTATTTTcagtaagaagaaaaaagtgaaGTTCATCTTTTGCGTTTTGGTTTCAACATGAAAACATAATCGTCATCATTGGATTTTAATATAATCTCAAATGCTAAGCCGTGGTTCCAATATCCCAGGCTCACATCCTCATAATCCAAGTAGATAGGAGAGCACAGAAATTCATGTCACAAGCAAGGCCAAACATAAACCTGAAGTAGGTCTTCAACAGACGATGAGGACTGCAGCTTCATACCCCAAGATTTCCGGTAGTCATCAGTCCAAACAGGTTGGAGAGCTTCTGGCAGAACTGAAACCTGTCAACCAAAAGCAcacaaaatttaagaaaacacaATGAGTGGCAACATGCTTGCCATGCTGTTATTCATTATAGTGATGGGGGCAACAAGCATATAtctaaatcaaaaaataacattgaacTACTTGCCTCAATCAAAGCTAGTAGCAATTTAAGCAATCTGATCCTCAGCGGAAAAGATGAGCTACACAAAGCACTGTCAGGGTCCACCTTTAGCTTCCTTTCACAATGAGCCACGTGCTCAGAGATATTCAAGCCAACCTGGGAGGCATCATATGTCTTGTGGCAAGAAGGGCAATGGTTGTCTTCAGATAAATAAGTGTCATGACAGTAATCACAAACACCAAGCCGTTGTGTGCATCTTTTCTTCCCATACTTCATGGCACACAATACAGAAGACTTGAAGCATTCTTTCCACATCCACTTCTCAAAATCTTGAAATCTCTTCAaggcatgatttttttcaatttcattccttccAAGCTCGATTGTGAAAGATGTTGAGGTCTCAGACATATCAGAATCTGGAATACAGACAGTGCTTTGTGGACTATCCATACCAGAGCCACATTCAATGCCAGCAGCTGTTTCAACAGCTTCAGCTTTGATTGGGCCTTTACTTTTCCCTTCAGTGCTAGCATGTAGCATTCTCTTCCTGAGAGTTTCCTTGAAAGGCACCTCAATCTTGTGCAGCATTGCATGCAAATGGGATTCCCTAACCCCACGTACATCCAAAGATGACAACAGAGCATTAAAACCCTGCATAAATACCATGCAAATGATGAAAACAAACaatagaataacaaaaaatgGGTTTGTGGTcagtttaaaaaatacatagagaTGACTAGCCATTGTTTCATGGTAAACAAAAGTTTACAATGACTTGAACAGggaacttataaattttattagctCTGCAGAACACAATTATATATGTGGCGGCAGCCTTCATTTACTCTCTTTATCAACACCAATTTTAACAAACATAGAGCAAAACATCGCTAATACGCAAGCCGCAGTATAAATCATGCATACTGCACATGAATGATCAAAACAACACCATGTATACATGTGCACAAAATAATCCAGTATCGTATGACTCATACATAGAGACTTGTGAAGCCCATGAGGATGAAATTTCTACCTCTTCAGAATCAATAACCCTCCAGCGACCATCGTGTAACTCAACAAAGATCCTGCCACAGCCAGGATCATTGCGGGAAGCAGATGTAGTGAACTGCCAGTACCGATTA
This region includes:
- the LOC18106806 gene encoding uncharacterized protein LOC18106806, translated to MGVDYYKVLQVDKTAKDDDLKKAYRKLAMKWHPDKNPNNKKEAEAKFKQISEAYDVLSDPQKRAVYDQYGEEGLKGQVPPPGAGGAGPGASFFSTGDGPTSFRFNPRNADDIFAEFFGFSHPFGGMGGGGGGGVGGMRGARFPGGMFGEDIFKSYGEGGGSMHQGVPRKAAPVENKLRCSLEELYKGASKRMKISREIVDPSGKPEQVEEILTIDIKPGWKKGTKITFPEKGNEMPNVIPADVVFIIDEKPHPIFSRDGNDLILTQKISLAEALTGYTVNLTTLDGRNLTIPINTVIHPNYEEVVPKEGMPIPKDPTKRGNLRIKFSVKFPTRLTAEQKAGIKTLMGP